CCGCCCTTGACCTCAATAAGGGTGGTCGAAGTCAGCATCTTGAGCCCCTCGATGCACTTCACTTTATCCATCTCCCGCTCCGGGACCATGAACGACGCCTCATCTGTCACCAATGTAATACTGTCAGCAATCCCGCCAATACAGCCGGCCGTAGACAGAGCATTATACCCCCTGCCATACACCAGCACCCGCTTACCAGTCAGTTTTGAAGGGTCTGCAGTCAGGTAATAAATACCTCCTTCGTTCGATACAAACTTCTCAACGCCTTCTATATCGGATTTGGCAGGCGAACTGCCTGAAGCCAGCACCAGCACCCTGGCCTTATATGTCCCCGAATCCGTTTTCAAAGACTTGGAATCACCATCAATCTCAATATCATTCACGTATTCATTGACCATCTTTGCGTCCTGTGCGCTTACATCATCCATCAGTGACCGGGTCACCTCACGGGTGGTCATAGTATCGGTCATACCCGGATAATTCTCTATCAATTTATCAGGACAGAGCTTGTTGAGCAAGCCACCCCACTGCCCGCCATCGAATATCACAGTCTTAAGACCAACATACGAAGACATGGTAGCAGCTGCCAGTCCGGCTGCACCACCGCCGATTATCGCCACTTCATACTCGTTCTCGCCCAATTTCGCAATACCCTTCTCCTGCTTATCCATGTAATCTTTAATGGCAGCATGAAGCGCATCCGCAGCCAGGTTCGAGCAGTGCATTTTAATCGGCGGCAGGCCTTCCAGTTCATCTGCCACATCCTGTCTGGTAATCTCAAGAGCCGCTTCAAGGGTCTTGCCCATCGCGATTTCTGTGACCATGCTACTGGTCGCGATAGCAGAAGCGCACCCGAAGGTCTTGAACTTGATATCCTTGATGATATTGTTCTCAACCTTAAGCTGTATCTCCATCATGTCGCCGCAAACCGGATTTCCTACCCGGCCAATGGCATCCGCATCCTTGATAGTTCCCACGTTCCTGGGATTCCTGAAATGGTCCTTTACTTTTTCCGAATATTCTATTGTCATGATGATCAATCTCCCTGATAGAGTGGTGACAAAGCACGCAACCGTTCCACAACCTGAGGTAAACTCTCAAGCACATGGTTAACCTCTTCCTGGGTGTTCCACTTGTTAAGGGACAGCAACAGCGACCCGTGAGCTTCTTCATGCCTCAGTCCGATGGCAATAAGCACATGGGACGGCTCCAGGGTCTTGACAGAACAGGCAGAGCCGGTGGATGCCTCCACCCCAAGGTCGCTGAGGCTCATGATAATACTCTCGCCCTCAATGAAACTGAACCGGAACGTGGCGATATGGGGAAGCCGCTTTGTCCTGTGACCGGTAAGATATGAATACTTTATCTTTCCAAGTATTTCTTCGATCAATTTCTCCCTGAGTGCTTTCATCTGTCTGGCATCAAGTTCCATTTCCTCTTTTGCCAGTTCGCATGCCTTGCCCATTCCAACAATACCGGAAATATTCTCAGAACCAGAGCGCAATCCGCGTTCCTGGCCCCCGCCTGTCATGACAGGCCGCAGCGCCACACCCGACCGTATGTACAATGCACCGACACCTTTTGGACCGTACAGGTCATTGGAAGCGAGGGACAGCAGGTCAATAGTGTCTTTTTGCACATCAATGGGTATCTTACCGGCAGCTGCCACAGCATCCACATGAAATATAATATTCTTCTCCCTGGCCATAGCACCGATTTCCGGTACAGGCTGGATTGTCCCTATCTCACCATTAGCGTACATGCATGATATCAGGATAGTCTGGTCAGTAACCTCCTGTGCAATGCGGGTGGGGTCAACCACTCCATCTTTATCCACAGG
The DNA window shown above is from ANME-2 cluster archaeon and carries:
- the nifU gene encoding Fe-S cluster assembly scaffold protein NifU, producing the protein MTIEYSEKVKDHFRNPRNVGTIKDADAIGRVGNPVCGDMMEIQLKVENNIIKDIKFKTFGCASAIATSSMVTEIAMGKTLEAALEITRQDVADELEGLPPIKMHCSNLAADALHAAIKDYMDKQEKGIAKLGENEYEVAIIGGGAAGLAAATMSSYVGLKTVIFDGGQWGGLLNKLCPDKLIENYPGMTDTMTTREVTRSLMDDVSAQDAKMVNEYVNDIEIDGDSKSLKTDSGTYKARVLVLASGSSPAKSDIEGVEKFVSNEGGIYYLTADPSKLTGKRVLVYGRGYNALSTAGCIGGIADSITLVTDEASFMVPEREMDKVKCIEGLKMLTSTTLIEVKGGTKVEKAIMEDQTEGEKLEIVVDAVVLATEMVPNVGLMEKLGVEMDESGFVKTDKYQRTNLDGVYAIGNVASEIDLLVVAEAQGAIVERDAYKRLRT
- a CDS encoding cysteine desulfurase, translating into MDNASGAPVDKRVVEAMLPYFEYSVGNPASLHESGAEARKALEGARESVAALIGAQSKEIIFTSGGTESNNIAIRGAVQRLKKKGNHIIISAIEHMSVVNTCKDLQREGFEVTTVPVDKDGVVDPTRIAQEVTDQTILISCMYANGEIGTIQPVPEIGAMAREKNIIFHVDAVAAAGKIPIDVQKDTIDLLSLASNDLYGPKGVGALYIRSGVALRPVMTGGGQERGLRSGSENISGIVGMGKACELAKEEMELDARQMKALREKLIEEILGKIKYSYLTGHRTKRLPHIATFRFSFIEGESIIMSLSDLGVEASTGSACSVKTLEPSHVLIAIGLRHEEAHGSLLLSLNKWNTQEEVNHVLESLPQVVERLRALSPLYQGD